Proteins from one Deinococcus radiopugnans ATCC 19172 genomic window:
- a CDS encoding cupin domain-containing protein, whose translation MLKTRVLSLTVCAAVFTAALAASQAMNEDSLKWGPVPAFLPPGAQIAVLDGDPGKAVQITLRLKMPAGYQIPAHWHPTQEDVTVLSGSLSVGMGDVLSKTGATLLKPGGFMPFGAKMNHFVWTDEATIVEVHLNGPFEITYVDPALDPRK comes from the coding sequence ATGCTCAAGACCCGTGTGCTCTCCCTGACCGTGTGCGCCGCCGTGTTCACCGCCGCTCTGGCCGCCAGTCAGGCCATGAACGAGGACTCGCTGAAGTGGGGACCGGTGCCCGCCTTCCTGCCGCCGGGCGCACAGATTGCCGTGCTGGACGGCGATCCTGGCAAGGCCGTGCAGATCACTCTGCGGCTCAAGATGCCCGCTGGCTATCAGATTCCCGCGCACTGGCACCCCACCCAGGAGGACGTGACTGTCCTGTCCGGCAGCCTGTCGGTCGGGATGGGCGACGTGCTGAGCAAGACCGGCGCCACCCTGCTCAAACCCGGTGGGTTCATGCCCTTCGGCGCAAAGATGAACCACTTCGTCTGGACCGACGAGGCCACCATTGTGGAGGTGCATCTGAACGGTCCCTTCGAGATCACCTACGTCGATCCGGCCCTCGATCCGAGGAAGTGA
- the purE gene encoding 5-(carboxyamino)imidazole ribonucleotide mutase — protein sequence MGVVMGSRSDFPTMEAGLEVLAALEVPYEVRVLSAHRTPELLASYAARAERLDLACIIAGAGGAAHLPGMLAAFTRVPVLGVPVQSRALSGQDSLLSIVQMPGGIPVATFAIGPAGAKNAALFAAAMLAVGDGAVRQRLNAYRQRQTQAVLDDPFFEGHPQAGAE from the coding sequence GTGGGCGTGGTGATGGGCAGCCGCAGCGATTTCCCGACGATGGAGGCAGGGCTGGAGGTGCTGGCTGCCCTGGAGGTGCCCTACGAGGTGCGGGTGCTGTCGGCCCACCGCACGCCGGAACTGCTGGCCAGTTACGCGGCCCGCGCCGAGCGGCTGGACTTGGCGTGCATCATCGCCGGGGCGGGCGGCGCGGCGCACCTGCCGGGCATGCTGGCGGCCTTCACGCGGGTGCCGGTGCTGGGGGTGCCGGTGCAGTCGCGCGCCCTGAGCGGCCAGGACAGCCTGCTGAGCATCGTCCAGATGCCCGGCGGCATTCCGGTGGCCACCTTTGCCATCGGGCCAGCCGGGGCAAAGAACGCCGCGCTGTTCGCCGCTGCCATGCTCGCGGTGGGCGACGGGGCGGTCCGGCAGCGGCTGAACGCCTACCGCCAGCGGCAGACCCAGGCGGTGCTGGACGACCCGTTCTTCGAGGGCCATCCCCAGGCGGGTGCGGAATGA
- a CDS encoding GNAT family N-acetyltransferase, whose translation MTAPHVPSELRTPRLLLRAPRPEDAAAVHAAVQASLPELRPWMVWAQEPDDLPATTQNLQAAAERYAAREELRLLVWTADGRELIGSSGFHALDWRVPKGEIGYWISSAHIGHGHAQEVAGALTTFGLDTLGLRRIEIRCDSANERSARIPRALGYTLDATLRHNAVAVDDPARLRDTLVFSVVR comes from the coding sequence ATGACCGCCCCCCATGTCCCCAGCGAACTGCGCACGCCCCGGCTGCTGCTGCGGGCGCCCCGCCCAGAGGATGCGGCGGCCGTCCACGCTGCGGTTCAGGCCTCGCTGCCCGAACTGCGGCCCTGGATGGTGTGGGCGCAGGAACCGGATGATCTGCCGGCGACCACCCAGAACCTGCAGGCCGCCGCCGAACGCTACGCCGCCCGCGAGGAACTGCGGCTGCTGGTCTGGACTGCGGACGGCCGAGAACTGATCGGCAGCAGCGGCTTTCACGCCCTGGACTGGCGCGTGCCGAAGGGCGAGATCGGGTACTGGATTTCAAGCGCCCACATCGGCCACGGCCACGCGCAGGAGGTGGCCGGCGCGCTGACCACCTTCGGCCTGGACACCCTGGGCCTGCGCCGCATCGAGATCCGCTGCGACAGCGCCAACGAGCGCAGCGCCCGCATTCCCCGTGCGCTGGGCTACACCCTGGACGCCACGCTGCGCCACAACGCGGTGGCGGTCGACGATCCGGCCCGGCTGCGCGACACCCTGGTGTTCAGCGTCGTGCGCTGA
- a CDS encoding FAD-binding oxidoreductase, with protein MTVLQHSFTAADLGLLGASVRGEVIASNSANYDQARAVYNAMIDKHPALIVRCTDVADVQAALKFAAGHDLRVAIRGGGHNGAGLGSVEGGLVIDLGPMHGVRVDPQARTVRVEGGATWGQVDHATHAFGLAVPSGIISTTGVGGLTLGGGLGHLTRKYGLTIDNLLEADVVLASGELVTASEEDHSDLFWAIRGGGGNFGVVTSFLFRGQPVRTVVGGPTLWTLDQAPEVMRWYQAFIRHAPEELSGFFAFLTVPPAPPFPESLHLQKMCGVVWCYTGPQDRAEEVFAPIREFASPALYGIHKMPFPGLQGAFDGLYPPGHQWYWRADFVKELSDDAIAAHIQHAAAMPTMQCTMHLYPLGGAAGRVGQEETAWSYRDATWGEVIVGVDPDPANAQRIRNWCVDYWEALHPYSMGGAYVNMMMDEGQERVQAAYRGNYARLQRIKARYDPHNVFSVNQNIRAEEVAGAG; from the coding sequence ATGACCGTTCTACAGCACAGCTTTACAGCAGCGGACCTCGGCCTCCTGGGGGCCTCCGTGCGCGGCGAGGTCATCGCTTCCAACAGCGCCAATTACGATCAGGCCCGCGCCGTGTACAACGCCATGATCGACAAACACCCCGCGCTGATCGTGCGCTGCACCGACGTCGCGGACGTGCAGGCCGCCCTGAAGTTCGCGGCCGGACATGACCTGCGCGTCGCCATTCGCGGCGGCGGCCACAACGGCGCCGGCCTGGGCAGCGTGGAGGGCGGCCTGGTCATTGACCTCGGCCCCATGCACGGGGTGCGGGTCGATCCGCAGGCCCGCACGGTGCGCGTGGAGGGCGGCGCGACGTGGGGACAGGTGGATCACGCCACCCACGCGTTCGGGCTGGCCGTGCCGTCGGGCATCATCTCGACCACCGGGGTGGGCGGGCTGACGCTGGGCGGCGGACTGGGCCACCTGACCCGCAAGTACGGCCTGACCATCGACAACCTGCTGGAGGCGGATGTGGTGCTGGCCAGCGGCGAACTCGTGACCGCCAGCGAGGAGGATCATTCCGACCTGTTCTGGGCCATCCGGGGCGGCGGCGGGAATTTTGGCGTCGTCACCTCGTTCCTGTTCCGGGGTCAGCCTGTCCGCACCGTTGTGGGCGGGCCGACGCTGTGGACGCTGGACCAGGCCCCGGAGGTGATGCGCTGGTATCAGGCGTTCATCCGCCACGCCCCGGAAGAGCTGTCCGGTTTCTTTGCCTTTCTGACGGTGCCGCCCGCGCCGCCCTTTCCTGAAAGCCTGCACTTGCAGAAGATGTGCGGCGTGGTGTGGTGCTACACCGGGCCGCAGGACCGGGCCGAGGAGGTCTTTGCGCCGATCCGCGAGTTCGCCTCGCCCGCGCTGTACGGCATTCACAAGATGCCGTTCCCGGGTCTTCAGGGCGCCTTCGATGGGTTATATCCGCCGGGCCACCAGTGGTACTGGCGCGCGGACTTCGTCAAAGAGCTGAGCGACGACGCCATCGCCGCCCACATTCAGCATGCGGCGGCCATGCCCACCATGCAGTGCACCATGCACCTGTATCCCCTGGGCGGCGCCGCGGGGCGGGTGGGTCAGGAGGAGACCGCCTGGAGCTACCGCGACGCCACCTGGGGCGAGGTGATCGTGGGCGTTGATCCCGATCCGGCCAACGCGCAGCGCATCAGGAACTGGTGTGTGGACTACTGGGAGGCGCTGCACCCCTACTCGATGGGCGGCGCCTACGTGAACATGATGATGGACGAGGGTCAGGAGCGGGTGCAGGCCGCCTACCGGGGCAACTATGCGCGGCTTCAGCGGATCAAGGCCCGTTACGATCCGCACAACGTCTTCAGCGTCAACCAGAACATCCGGGCCGAGGAGGTGGCCGGCGCCGGATGA
- a CDS encoding glutamate ligase domain-containing protein, with the protein MTAPDYDWLYSRTRAGRARGPAGARALLDALGVPDTHFRSVRVIGTNGKGSTCAMLEAGLIAAGVRTGRFTSPHLHAYEERIRVDGVNLDPARTRAFIGWARVHAPDAAFFDLTLALACQVFAQDGVEVAVMEAGVGGVSDATQALSQVATVALTNVDLDHTGVLGATVADIARDKAGAARPGVPLLTTATGESLDVVRTVALERGAPLLTPATHPELFALPHPPRLEGPHQHANAALAAATLRSLGHGEGIRAALNARHPARLERLPVDGKTVLLDGAHNPHATRALALAVPRADVLLFGNLARKDTDATLKPLLALTPVRVFTAPGDLATPPQALAARYGGDACPDPAEALARALALTPPGGTLLVTGSLYLAAGVRARLDRH; encoded by the coding sequence GTGACGGCGCCCGACTACGACTGGCTGTACTCGCGCACCCGCGCCGGCCGGGCGCGCGGGCCGGCGGGGGCGCGGGCGCTGCTGGACGCGCTGGGCGTACCCGACACCCATTTCCGCTCGGTCCGTGTGATCGGCACCAACGGCAAGGGCAGCACCTGCGCCATGCTGGAAGCGGGCCTGATCGCCGCCGGCGTGCGGACCGGCCGCTTCACCAGCCCGCATCTGCACGCCTACGAGGAACGCATCCGGGTGGACGGGGTCAACCTCGATCCGGCGCGCACGCGGGCTTTTATCGGGTGGGCCAGGGTGCACGCGCCGGACGCGGCCTTTTTCGATCTGACGCTGGCGCTGGCGTGTCAGGTGTTCGCGCAGGACGGGGTTGAGGTGGCGGTGATGGAGGCGGGCGTGGGGGGGGTCAGCGACGCCACCCAGGCGCTGTCGCAAGTGGCCACTGTGGCCCTGACCAACGTGGACCTCGACCACACCGGGGTGCTGGGGGCGACGGTGGCCGACATCGCCCGCGACAAGGCGGGGGCGGCCCGGCCCGGCGTGCCGCTGCTGACCACCGCCACGGGAGAGTCACTGGACGTGGTGCGGACGGTGGCCCTGGAGCGGGGAGCGCCGCTGCTGACCCCGGCCACCCATCCCGAACTGTTCGCCCTGCCCCACCCGCCCCGTCTGGAGGGACCGCACCAGCACGCCAACGCGGCCCTGGCGGCGGCCACCCTGCGGAGTCTGGGGCACGGCGAGGGAATAAGGGCGGCCCTGAACGCCCGCCACCCCGCCCGCCTGGAACGCCTCCCGGTGGATGGCAAGACCGTGCTGCTGGACGGCGCCCACAACCCGCACGCCACCCGCGCGCTGGCCCTGGCGGTGCCCCGTGCCGACGTGCTGCTGTTCGGCAACCTGGCCCGCAAGGACACCGACGCCACGTTGAAGCCGCTGCTGGCGCTGACGCCGGTGCGGGTGTTCACGGCGCCGGGCGATCTGGCGACGCCGCCGCAGGCTCTGGCGGCCCGGTACGGCGGCGACGCCTGCCCCGATCCCGCCGAGGCGCTGGCCCGCGCCCTGGCCCTCACCCCGCCGGGCGGCACGCTGCTGGTCACCGGCAGCCTGTATCTGGCGGCAGGCGTGCGGGCGCGGCTTGACAGACATTGA
- the purK gene encoding 5-(carboxyamino)imidazole ribonucleotide synthase: MTPVPPHLGILGGGQLAQMLSLAALPLGARVTVLEPDAQAPARLCAAHLHAPYTDRAGLEALAACDAVTLEFENVPGEALSALEGRVPVRPGRALLERSKHRAREKQALQAAGARTAPFVAIETGADLDGALGQVGGRGLLKTSELGYDGKGQARVSDEDGLRAAWQQMGRVPCVLEGLIDFEREVSLAVARGPGGRVAFGPLIENVHRDGILRTSVCLEGDPHEAQAREIAGRVTAAWDLEGLMTLEFFQLADGELLVNEVAPRVHNSGHLTQDGGGVSQFEAQVRAVLGLPLADWRPLLPCAMVNIIGVKDQEADWAGIDALAGTHLHLYHKGWRAGRKLGHVNLVAPDAATLRERLARLERLIP; encoded by the coding sequence ATGACCCCTGTCCCGCCGCACCTGGGCATTCTCGGCGGCGGTCAACTGGCGCAGATGCTCTCACTGGCCGCCCTGCCGCTGGGCGCGCGCGTCACCGTGCTGGAGCCGGACGCCCAGGCCCCCGCGCGGCTGTGCGCCGCCCACCTTCACGCGCCGTACACCGACCGGGCGGGTCTGGAGGCCCTGGCCGCCTGCGACGCGGTGACGCTGGAATTCGAGAACGTGCCGGGCGAGGCCCTGAGCGCGCTGGAGGGCCGCGTGCCGGTGCGGCCGGGCCGCGCGCTGCTGGAACGCAGCAAGCACCGTGCCCGCGAGAAACAGGCGCTCCAGGCGGCGGGCGCACGAACGGCTCCCTTCGTCGCCATCGAGACCGGGGCCGATCTGGACGGCGCGCTGGGGCAGGTGGGCGGGCGGGGCCTTCTCAAGACCTCGGAACTGGGCTACGACGGTAAGGGGCAGGCGCGCGTGTCGGACGAGGACGGGCTGCGGGCCGCGTGGCAGCAGATGGGGCGGGTGCCGTGCGTGCTGGAAGGGCTGATCGACTTTGAGCGCGAGGTCAGTCTGGCGGTGGCGCGTGGCCCTGGCGGCCGCGTGGCGTTCGGGCCGCTGATCGAGAATGTCCACCGGGACGGCATCCTCAGAACCAGTGTCTGCCTGGAGGGTGACCCGCACGAGGCGCAGGCCCGCGAGATCGCCGGGCGGGTGACGGCGGCCTGGGACCTGGAAGGGCTGATGACGCTGGAATTTTTTCAGCTCGCGGACGGCGAACTGCTGGTCAACGAGGTGGCCCCGCGCGTCCACAACAGCGGTCACCTGACCCAGGACGGCGGCGGCGTCAGCCAGTTCGAGGCCCAGGTGCGCGCCGTGCTGGGCCTGCCGCTGGCCGACTGGCGGCCCCTGCTGCCCTGCGCGATGGTCAACATTATCGGGGTGAAGGACCAGGAAGCCGACTGGGCAGGCATCGACGCGCTAGCGGGCACGCACCTGCACCTGTACCACAAGGGCTGGCGCGCGGGGCGCAAGCTGGGGCACGTCAACCTCGTCGCGCCGGACGCGGCGACGCTACGCGAGCGGCTGGCCCGGTTGGAACGGCTGATTCCATGA